A single Phycisphaerales bacterium DNA region contains:
- a CDS encoding trypsin-like peptidase domain-containing protein, whose translation MITRATSKLLAVLLALLGLGPAACGQNSTPTQPKPSAPSVTRTATPARPSPDAASAEDIAFAKRLSNAFKSVAHNVEPSVVHITQRNRITQRNIWGEVVRSGITDTGMGSGFIVSTDGYIVTNNHVITSRDRAAEQISVRLFDGREVDARLVGRDELTDLAVLQIDAKELPQGISPVTFGDSDVLEVGEWVVAIGSPFGLSNTVTAGIVSAKGRSITPRETGRVHEDFIQTDAAINPGNSGGPLLNLQGEVVGVNSAIASRSGGYQGIGFAIPSNIAKAVLDNIVAHGRVVRGWMGVDLADLANGVGVQSVQEDSPADKAGLRAGDIITKYQGKTVNEPRLRNAIALTAPGTKAPIEILRDGQALSTVVTIGDLNAALGNTDVPQLGARVRTLTRDIAQALRVNRNRGVVVMEVDDGSRAHAAGFEPGDVIVGYRQGATERTIGTAEEFTNLCARADFASGLQLNVIRNNQGFLQRGYLVVQDQ comes from the coding sequence ATGATCACCCGCGCAACCTCCAAGCTCCTCGCAGTGTTGCTCGCCCTCCTGGGCCTCGGCCCAGCCGCCTGCGGCCAAAACTCCACCCCAACCCAACCCAAGCCCTCGGCCCCATCGGTCACGCGCACCGCCACCCCTGCCCGCCCCAGCCCCGACGCCGCATCGGCCGAGGACATCGCCTTCGCCAAGCGCCTGTCCAACGCATTCAAGTCCGTGGCGCACAACGTCGAGCCCAGCGTCGTGCACATCACCCAGCGCAACCGCATCACCCAGCGCAACATCTGGGGCGAGGTCGTACGCTCGGGCATCACCGACACCGGCATGGGCTCGGGGTTCATCGTCAGCACCGACGGCTACATCGTCACCAACAACCACGTCATCACCAGCCGCGACCGCGCCGCCGAGCAGATCAGCGTGCGCCTCTTCGACGGACGCGAGGTCGACGCTCGACTCGTTGGTCGCGACGAGCTCACCGACCTCGCCGTGCTCCAGATCGACGCCAAGGAGCTGCCCCAGGGCATCTCGCCCGTCACTTTCGGCGACTCGGACGTGCTGGAAGTGGGGGAGTGGGTGGTCGCCATCGGCAGCCCCTTCGGCCTCTCGAACACCGTCACTGCCGGCATCGTCTCCGCCAAGGGCCGCTCCATCACGCCCCGCGAGACCGGGCGCGTCCACGAGGACTTCATCCAGACCGACGCCGCTATCAACCCCGGCAACTCCGGCGGCCCGCTGCTCAACCTCCAGGGCGAGGTCGTCGGCGTCAACTCCGCGATCGCCTCCCGCAGCGGCGGCTACCAGGGCATCGGCTTCGCCATCCCCAGCAACATCGCCAAGGCCGTGCTCGACAACATCGTCGCTCACGGGCGCGTCGTCCGCGGCTGGATGGGCGTTGACCTCGCGGACCTTGCCAACGGCGTGGGCGTGCAGAGCGTTCAGGAAGACAGCCCCGCCGACAAGGCCGGCCTCCGCGCCGGGGACATCATCACCAAGTACCAGGGCAAGACCGTCAACGAGCCGCGCCTCCGCAACGCCATCGCCCTCACCGCCCCCGGCACCAAGGCGCCGATTGAAATTCTCCGCGACGGCCAAGCCCTGAGCACCGTCGTCACCATCGGCGACCTCAACGCCGCCCTTGGCAACACCGACGTCCCGCAGCTCGGCGCCCGCGTCCGCACCCTCACCCGTGACATCGCCCAGGCCCTCCGCGTCAACCGCAACCGCGGCGTCGTCGTCATGGAAGTGGACGACGGCTCCCGCGCCCACGCCGCTGGCTTCGAGCCCGGCGACGTCATCGTCGGCTACCGCCAGGGCGCCACCGAGCGAACCATCGGCACCGCCGAGGAGTTCACGAATCTCTGCGCCCGTGCAGACTTCGCCAGCGGCCTCCAGCTGAACGTCATCCGCAACAACCAGGGCTTCCTCCAACGGGGCTACCTCGTCGTCCAGGACCAGTAA
- a CDS encoding 30S ribosomal protein S1, with protein sequence MIDETLIASLGLADDEANALLRDAYGPAMAKGASGQYMDSLLKDQIADLIPGKLIKGKVIGYAGDDVVIEVGLKSEGLIPKEEFEGTEIKPGDMVDVLLEGLEGDGGLIQLSKRKADRMLSWQRIVDTTKEGDVVEGLVTRKIKGGLLVDIGVPVFLPASQVDIRRPGEIGEFMGRKIRAEILKIDLERRNIVISRRKLIENERDAAKKRLLETLKEGEIVIGTVKNIADFGAFVDLGGIDGLLHITDMSWSRINHPSELLKIDQKVEVKVLNIDREKEKIALGMKQREASPWEEIEKKFPVGSRVRGAVVNIMSYGAFVRLDEGIEGLVHISEMSWTRRVNHPSEMVQPGQEVDVVVLEINKDKQEISLGMKQTEVNPWELVGEKYPPGTMIEGKVRNLANYGAFVEIEPGIDGLLHISDMSWTKKVTHPNELLKKGDSVKCVVLEVDRDKQRISLGQKQLTEDPWLNAIPEHYKPGMVVRGAVTKITNFGVFVELEQELEGLLHISELADHKVENPQDVVKPGDEIDVKILRVDRADRKIGLSLKRAQWGDTSGADAAAGGGDKPERADRKDRPTRGGMDAHDAMGTDKIRFQ encoded by the coding sequence ATGATCGATGAAACTCTGATTGCTTCCCTGGGTCTGGCGGACGACGAGGCCAATGCACTCCTCCGCGACGCGTACGGGCCCGCCATGGCCAAGGGCGCGTCCGGCCAGTACATGGACTCGCTCCTCAAGGACCAGATCGCTGATCTGATCCCCGGGAAGCTGATCAAGGGCAAGGTGATCGGCTACGCCGGCGATGACGTCGTCATCGAGGTCGGCCTCAAGTCCGAGGGCCTCATCCCCAAGGAAGAGTTCGAAGGCACCGAGATCAAGCCCGGCGACATGGTCGACGTGCTGCTCGAGGGCCTCGAGGGCGACGGCGGCCTCATCCAGCTCTCCAAGCGCAAGGCCGACCGCATGCTCTCCTGGCAGCGGATCGTGGACACCACCAAGGAGGGCGATGTCGTCGAGGGCCTGGTCACCCGCAAAATCAAGGGCGGCCTGCTCGTTGACATCGGCGTCCCCGTGTTCCTGCCCGCCTCGCAGGTCGACATCCGCCGCCCCGGCGAAATCGGCGAGTTCATGGGCCGCAAGATCCGCGCCGAGATCCTCAAGATCGACCTCGAGCGCCGCAACATCGTCATCTCCCGCCGCAAGCTCATCGAGAACGAGCGCGACGCCGCCAAGAAGCGCCTCCTCGAAACCCTCAAGGAGGGCGAGATCGTCATCGGCACGGTCAAGAACATCGCCGACTTCGGCGCGTTCGTCGACCTGGGCGGTATCGACGGCCTGCTCCACATCACCGACATGTCCTGGAGCCGCATCAACCACCCCAGCGAGCTCCTCAAGATCGACCAGAAGGTCGAGGTCAAGGTCCTCAACATCGACCGCGAGAAGGAGAAGATCGCGCTGGGCATGAAGCAGCGCGAGGCCTCCCCGTGGGAGGAGATCGAGAAGAAGTTCCCGGTTGGCTCCCGCGTCCGCGGCGCGGTGGTCAACATCATGTCCTACGGCGCCTTCGTGCGGCTTGACGAGGGCATCGAGGGCCTGGTCCACATCTCCGAGATGTCCTGGACCCGCCGGGTCAACCACCCCAGCGAAATGGTCCAGCCCGGTCAGGAGGTCGACGTCGTCGTCCTCGAGATCAACAAGGACAAGCAGGAAATCAGCCTCGGCATGAAGCAGACCGAGGTCAACCCTTGGGAGCTGGTGGGCGAGAAGTACCCGCCCGGCACCATGATCGAGGGCAAGGTCCGCAACCTCGCCAACTACGGCGCCTTCGTCGAGATCGAGCCCGGCATCGACGGCCTGCTCCACATCTCCGACATGTCCTGGACCAAGAAGGTCACGCACCCCAACGAGCTCCTCAAGAAGGGCGACTCGGTCAAGTGCGTCGTCCTCGAGGTCGACCGCGACAAGCAGCGCATCAGCCTCGGCCAGAAGCAGCTCACCGAGGACCCGTGGCTCAACGCCATCCCCGAGCACTACAAGCCCGGCATGGTCGTCCGCGGCGCTGTCACCAAGATCACCAACTTCGGCGTCTTCGTCGAGCTCGAGCAGGAGCTCGAGGGCCTGCTCCACATCTCCGAGCTGGCCGACCACAAGGTCGAGAACCCGCAGGACGTGGTCAAGCCCGGGGACGAGATCGACGTCAAGATCCTCCGCGTCGACCGCGCCGACCGCAAGATCGGCCTGTCCCTCAAGCGCGCCCAGTGGGGCGACACCAGCGGCGCCGACGCGGCCGCCGGCGGCGGCGACAAGCCCGAGCGGGCCGACCGCAAGGACCGTCCCACCCGCGGCGGCATGGACGCCCACGACGCCATGGGCACCGACAAGATCCGCTTCCAGTGA
- a CDS encoding DUF2310 family Zn-ribbon-containing protein, which yields MYHLKVTVGPPLSRRDGDELDDCLQHLAHAWWLCGQSLSPDVAWVLDGRHRITTAEVPALERSSLSVANAGVKGRKLVRRVREITGKGPAVQVLGRPLFGRSLAASLPEGTTDALNADPCTSRRPLVMFTHAYTLLSALRCSRCFRPVPLYRLTAQANGPAKGLEEWQLRWLLTWQTHFRMYDTIWFNSGAGERAAFRALSQLSSEFNKNGLSLRESLEDQLGPPVYYYLWSSTIDGDELPEERPCPSCGREWLTRRNVFTRFRHRCDHCRLVTG from the coding sequence ATGTACCACCTCAAGGTCACCGTTGGACCGCCGTTGTCGCGGCGAGATGGCGATGAGCTGGACGATTGCCTGCAGCACCTCGCTCACGCGTGGTGGCTGTGTGGGCAGTCGCTCTCGCCCGACGTGGCTTGGGTTCTGGACGGACGGCATCGGATCACCACGGCGGAGGTGCCGGCGCTGGAGCGGAGTTCGTTGTCGGTGGCGAACGCGGGGGTTAAGGGGCGAAAGCTCGTGCGGCGGGTTCGGGAGATCACAGGCAAGGGACCGGCGGTGCAGGTCCTGGGGCGGCCGCTATTCGGCCGGTCGCTCGCGGCCAGCCTGCCCGAGGGGACCACGGATGCGCTCAATGCGGACCCTTGCACATCCCGGCGGCCGCTGGTCATGTTCACGCACGCGTACACGCTTTTGAGTGCGCTTCGCTGCAGCAGGTGTTTCCGGCCTGTTCCTCTTTACCGGCTTACGGCTCAGGCGAACGGCCCGGCGAAGGGGCTGGAAGAGTGGCAGTTGCGATGGCTGCTGACGTGGCAGACCCACTTCCGCATGTACGACACGATCTGGTTCAACAGCGGGGCGGGTGAACGGGCGGCGTTCCGGGCGCTGTCGCAGCTCTCGAGCGAGTTCAACAAGAACGGGCTGTCGCTGCGGGAGAGCCTGGAAGACCAGCTTGGTCCCCCGGTGTACTACTACCTGTGGTCGAGCACGATCGACGGCGATGAGCTGCCGGAGGAGCGGCCTTGCCCGAGTTGCGGGCGTGAGTGGCTCACACGGCGCAATGTGTTCACGCGGTTCCGGCACCGGTGCGATCACTGCCGGCTGGTGACGGGGTGA
- the gyrA gene encoding DNA gyrase subunit A: MPEHPGPERTPDAENPSGGAPDSGSPAGNGGAVDEHGKIVELDIQRELKDSYLTYAMSTIMDRALPDVRDGLKPSQRRILVAMNDLNLRPGRKHIKCAKIAGDTSGNYHPHGEGVIYPTLVNMAQKWRMRVQLVDPQGNFGSIEGDPPAAMRYTEARMTAATVDMLADLKLGTVDFQPNYDDRLMEPLVLPGKFPNLLINGGVGIAVGMATSLPPQNPTEVLDSIIRVIEDETITLEMLMQDVLDSEGKVVRHGIKGPDFPTGGILHGRRGIIEAYHSGRGKVTVRGTMHTEDLGKDRQQLVVDQIPYMLAQNGLVEKIVDAVKEEHIQDVSDVRNESGREAQTRIVIELKKGADPRVVEKQLYEFTPLQQTFSIINIALVNRQPRTLSLREMIDLFIGHRIEVIRRRTEHLLREAKKRAHVLEGMIYAVCDIDEVIREIRASKTRDEAIERLMARKFQIPASHPFAPKIPARLMAKVRAGDAAGGIALTRVQAETIGGMRLIQLVGLEIERLVGEYAQVLGEIEGYELILSSRQRVLDIIKEDCEEMRTRYASPRLTQIDDADTDILIADLIPVEDVALTISHQGYVKRVPLDTYRQQGRGGKGIRASDAKDDDFVEHLFVASTHDDLLCFTDTGRVFKIKVFEIPEMSRTSAGRAIVNLIDLKQGERTCAYLAVKNFESGSDFLTFVSRGGIVKRTALKAYANVGKAGLIAVGLKEGDALLDVTLTDGNDDLLLATAMGQAIRFNEQDARDMGRAAAGVKGIELAEGDEVIGVVKVPMVLDKEDPEYTLTADPSIALLTITDKGFGKRTAIDEYRVQPETGKARSQSRGGKGRVDIKLTDKNGKSVAALGVIPGDDVVVITRGGQLVRTPVAEIRECGRGSQGVKVVGLHEGDAVIAAARVSPEGKAEETAPVDNPEKPDLPPGDTGAPDQA, encoded by the coding sequence ATGCCTGAACACCCCGGTCCGGAACGCACTCCTGACGCCGAAAACCCCTCCGGCGGAGCCCCTGATTCCGGCTCCCCCGCGGGCAACGGGGGCGCCGTCGACGAGCACGGCAAGATCGTCGAGCTCGACATCCAGCGCGAGCTCAAGGACAGCTACCTCACCTACGCCATGAGCACCATCATGGACCGGGCCCTGCCCGACGTCCGTGACGGCCTCAAGCCCTCCCAGCGACGCATCCTCGTCGCCATGAACGACCTCAACCTCCGCCCCGGCCGCAAGCACATCAAGTGCGCCAAGATCGCCGGCGACACCTCGGGCAACTACCACCCGCACGGCGAGGGCGTCATCTACCCAACCCTCGTCAACATGGCCCAGAAGTGGCGCATGCGCGTCCAGCTCGTGGACCCCCAGGGCAACTTCGGCTCCATCGAGGGCGACCCGCCCGCCGCCATGCGGTACACCGAGGCCCGCATGACCGCCGCGACCGTCGACATGCTCGCCGACCTCAAGCTCGGCACCGTCGACTTCCAGCCCAACTACGACGACCGCCTCATGGAGCCACTGGTGCTCCCGGGCAAGTTCCCCAACCTCCTGATCAACGGCGGCGTCGGCATCGCCGTGGGCATGGCCACCAGCCTCCCCCCGCAGAACCCCACCGAAGTCCTCGACTCCATCATCCGCGTCATCGAGGACGAGACCATCACCCTCGAGATGCTGATGCAGGACGTCCTTGATAGCGAGGGCAAGGTCGTCCGCCACGGCATCAAGGGCCCCGACTTCCCCACCGGCGGCATCCTCCACGGCCGGCGCGGCATCATCGAGGCCTACCACAGCGGGCGCGGCAAGGTCACCGTCCGCGGCACCATGCACACCGAGGACCTGGGCAAGGACCGCCAGCAGCTCGTCGTCGACCAGATCCCCTACATGCTCGCCCAGAACGGCCTCGTCGAGAAGATCGTCGACGCCGTCAAGGAAGAGCACATTCAGGACGTCAGCGACGTCCGCAACGAGTCGGGCCGCGAGGCCCAGACCCGCATCGTCATCGAGCTCAAGAAGGGCGCCGACCCGCGCGTGGTCGAGAAGCAGCTCTACGAGTTCACGCCACTCCAGCAGACCTTCTCGATCATCAACATCGCGCTGGTCAACCGCCAGCCGCGGACGCTCAGCCTCCGCGAGATGATCGACCTGTTCATCGGCCACCGTATCGAGGTCATCCGCCGCCGCACCGAGCACCTGCTCCGCGAGGCCAAGAAGCGGGCCCACGTGCTCGAGGGCATGATTTACGCCGTCTGCGACATCGACGAGGTGATCCGCGAGATCCGCGCCAGCAAGACCCGCGACGAGGCCATCGAGCGCCTCATGGCCCGCAAGTTCCAGATCCCCGCGTCCCACCCCTTCGCGCCCAAGATCCCCGCCCGGCTCATGGCCAAGGTCCGTGCCGGCGACGCCGCGGGCGGCATCGCCCTGACCCGCGTGCAGGCCGAAACGATCGGCGGCATGCGCCTCATCCAGCTCGTCGGCCTCGAGATCGAGCGCCTCGTCGGCGAGTACGCCCAGGTGCTCGGCGAGATCGAGGGCTACGAGCTCATCCTCTCCAGCCGACAGCGCGTCCTCGACATCATCAAGGAAGACTGCGAGGAGATGCGCACCCGCTACGCCTCCCCCCGCCTCACCCAGATCGACGACGCCGACACCGACATCCTCATCGCCGACCTCATCCCCGTCGAGGACGTGGCCCTCACCATCAGCCACCAGGGTTACGTGAAGCGCGTCCCCCTCGACACCTACCGCCAGCAAGGCCGCGGCGGCAAGGGCATCCGCGCCAGCGACGCCAAGGACGATGACTTCGTCGAGCACCTCTTCGTCGCCAGCACGCACGACGACCTGCTCTGCTTCACCGACACCGGGCGCGTCTTCAAGATCAAGGTCTTCGAGATCCCCGAGATGAGCCGCACCAGCGCCGGGCGCGCCATCGTCAACCTCATCGACCTCAAGCAGGGCGAGCGCACCTGCGCCTACCTCGCCGTCAAGAACTTCGAGAGCGGCAGCGACTTCCTCACCTTCGTCAGCCGCGGCGGCATCGTCAAGCGCACCGCCCTCAAGGCCTACGCCAACGTCGGCAAGGCCGGTCTCATCGCCGTGGGCCTCAAGGAAGGCGACGCCCTGCTCGATGTCACCCTCACCGACGGCAACGACGACCTGCTGCTCGCCACCGCCATGGGCCAGGCCATCCGCTTCAACGAGCAGGACGCCCGCGACATGGGTCGCGCCGCCGCCGGCGTCAAGGGCATCGAGCTCGCCGAGGGCGATGAGGTCATCGGCGTGGTCAAGGTCCCCATGGTCCTCGACAAGGAGGACCCCGAGTACACCCTGACCGCCGACCCCTCCATCGCCCTCCTCACCATCACCGACAAGGGCTTCGGCAAGCGCACCGCCATCGACGAGTACCGCGTCCAGCCCGAGACCGGCAAGGCCCGCAGCCAGTCCCGCGGCGGCAAGGGGCGCGTCGACATCAAGCTCACCGACAAGAACGGCAAGAGCGTCGCCGCCCTGGGCGTCATCCCCGGCGACGATGTCGTCGTCATCACCCGCGGCGGCCAGCTCGTCCGTACGCCCGTCGCCGAGATCCGCGAGTGCGGCCGCGGCAGCCAGGGCGTCAAGGTCGTCGGACTCCACGAGGGCGACGCCGTCATCGCCGCCGCCCGCGTCTCCCCCGAGGGCAAGGCCGAAGAAACCGCCCCGGTCGACAACCCGGAAAAGCCCGACCTGCCGCCGGGCGACACGGGTGCTCCGGACCAGGCCTGA
- a CDS encoding STAS domain-containing protein, producing MSTDWSDNIVITELSDEPALSEELAAISQRINEHQDHVPHVVLNFAAVSYVNSSNLAQLLRLRKQLAEHKKLLKLCSVKDDLWSVFLITGLDKVFRFAPDPMTALAGIQIEEEKGR from the coding sequence ATGTCCACCGACTGGTCCGACAACATCGTCATCACCGAACTCTCCGACGAGCCCGCCCTCTCCGAGGAGCTCGCCGCCATCTCCCAGCGCATCAACGAGCACCAGGACCACGTCCCCCACGTCGTCCTCAACTTCGCGGCCGTGAGCTACGTCAACAGCTCCAACCTCGCGCAGCTGCTCCGTCTCCGCAAGCAGCTCGCCGAGCACAAGAAGCTGCTCAAGCTCTGCTCGGTCAAGGACGACCTCTGGTCCGTTTTCCTGATCACCGGCCTCGACAAGGTCTTCCGCTTCGCTCCAGACCCCATGACCGCCCTCGCCGGGATCCAGATCGAAGAAGAAAAGGGCCGCTGA
- a CDS encoding 4a-hydroxytetrahydrobiopterin dehydratase, whose product MDKLTDGQITEALKQTPEWALVGEAIQRTYQFKDFKASIRFVTAVADAAEDDQHHPDILIRYNRVTLTLATHDAGGITEKDFALAKKADGFAGRL is encoded by the coding sequence ATGGACAAGCTCACCGACGGACAGATTACCGAGGCCCTGAAGCAGACGCCCGAGTGGGCCCTGGTGGGCGAGGCCATCCAGCGGACGTACCAGTTCAAGGACTTCAAGGCGTCCATCCGGTTCGTGACGGCGGTGGCCGACGCGGCGGAGGACGACCAGCACCACCCCGACATCCTGATCCGCTACAACCGCGTGACGCTGACGCTGGCGACGCACGACGCGGGCGGGATCACAGAGAAGGACTTTGCCCTGGCGAAGAAGGCGGATGGGTTCGCGGGGAGGCTGTGA
- a CDS encoding DUF748 domain-containing protein produces MRQDGPMVANAPKRQTPRKRHRLRRAILPTLVVLVVLLVAARLALPWWLQRYVNDTIDRSPDYDGRVGEIDVHLLRGAYSINDLKIVKTTHRVPVPFFEGDRVDFSLDYEALWKQGALRGEITMIKPRLNFVDGETEEDDQTGAGQPWLAIIQDLYPFRIDSAKVVDGTVSFQAFHKEPNVDVNLTKVQAELKNLTNIENKTDPLMATLKASAEAMGGTFELDMSMDPSSYRPHLEVATRVLNVDVNQLNDLAQAYGEFDFEGGRFDLVIEFATRDGYIDGYLKPLFRNVQVISLKDAKEDNPLEFFWEALVGTVGELLTNQPRDQFGTRVTIEGDIEDPKTSVLEIIGNVLRNAFVRAYLPRIEGKVAPSTRNTEGDSE; encoded by the coding sequence ATGCGCCAGGACGGCCCCATGGTGGCGAACGCGCCCAAGCGCCAAACGCCGCGCAAGCGGCACCGGCTCCGCCGCGCCATCCTGCCCACGCTCGTCGTGCTCGTCGTTCTGCTCGTGGCCGCGCGCCTCGCCCTCCCCTGGTGGCTCCAGCGCTACGTCAACGACACCATCGACCGCAGCCCCGACTACGACGGGCGCGTCGGGGAGATCGACGTGCACCTCCTCCGCGGTGCCTACTCCATCAACGACCTCAAGATCGTCAAGACCACCCACCGCGTCCCCGTCCCCTTCTTCGAGGGCGACCGCGTGGACTTCTCCCTCGACTACGAGGCCCTCTGGAAGCAGGGCGCCCTCCGCGGCGAGATCACGATGATCAAGCCCCGCCTCAACTTCGTCGACGGCGAGACCGAGGAGGACGACCAGACCGGCGCCGGCCAGCCCTGGCTCGCCATCATCCAGGACCTCTACCCCTTCCGCATCGACAGCGCCAAGGTGGTCGACGGCACCGTCTCCTTCCAGGCCTTCCACAAAGAGCCCAACGTCGACGTCAACCTCACGAAGGTCCAGGCCGAGCTCAAGAACCTCACCAACATCGAGAACAAGACCGACCCGCTCATGGCCACGCTCAAGGCGAGCGCCGAGGCAATGGGCGGCACCTTCGAGCTCGACATGTCGATGGACCCCTCGTCCTACCGCCCCCACTTGGAAGTGGCCACCCGCGTCCTCAACGTGGACGTCAACCAGCTCAACGACCTGGCCCAGGCCTACGGCGAGTTCGACTTCGAGGGCGGCCGCTTCGACCTCGTCATCGAGTTCGCCACCAGGGACGGCTACATCGACGGCTACCTGAAGCCCCTCTTCCGCAACGTGCAGGTCATCAGCCTCAAGGACGCGAAGGAAGACAACCCCCTCGAGTTCTTCTGGGAGGCGCTGGTGGGAACAGTGGGGGAGCTGCTCACCAACCAGCCGCGTGACCAGTTCGGCACGCGAGTGACCATCGAGGGCGACATCGAAGACCCCAAGACCAGCGTGCTGGAAATCATCGGAAACGTGCTGAGGAACGCATTCGTGCGGGCCTACCTGCCCCGGATCGAGGGCAAGGTCGCGCCCAGCACCAGGAACACGGAAGGAGACAGCGAATGA
- a CDS encoding group 1 truncated hemoglobin produces MKTHWMNLCAAGLLALTLGGCGWGQSTEGDEPAGSGDPEADQRAEMRVGSTDNDRDDKKKNGKDGEKRNATLFERLGGQAGIRRLVDDMTTRVVNDPRVNFSRQNVDGGLLKGDIDPWDPNAQNVQHFKDRMVEFISLAAGGPATYQGRDMGTVHDGMKITNSEFDAMIGDIKTSMERLGIARQEQKELIAIFETTRKEIVGEND; encoded by the coding sequence ATGAAGACCCACTGGATGAACCTGTGCGCCGCCGGCCTGCTCGCCCTCACCCTCGGCGGCTGCGGCTGGGGCCAGAGCACCGAGGGCGACGAGCCCGCGGGGTCGGGCGACCCCGAGGCCGATCAGCGCGCCGAGATGCGCGTGGGCAGCACCGACAACGACCGTGACGACAAGAAGAAGAACGGCAAGGACGGCGAGAAGCGCAACGCCACCCTGTTTGAGCGCCTCGGGGGCCAGGCCGGCATCCGCCGCCTCGTCGACGACATGACCACCCGCGTCGTCAACGACCCGCGCGTCAACTTCTCCCGCCAGAACGTCGACGGTGGCCTGCTCAAGGGCGACATCGACCCCTGGGACCCCAATGCCCAGAACGTGCAGCACTTCAAGGACCGCATGGTCGAGTTCATCTCCCTCGCTGCGGGCGGCCCCGCCACCTACCAGGGCCGCGACATGGGCACCGTGCACGACGGCATGAAGATCACCAACAGCGAGTTCGACGCCATGATCGGCGACATCAAGACCTCCATGGAGCGCCTCGGCATCGCCCGTCAGGAGCAGAAGGAGCTCATCGCCATCTTCGAGACCACCCGCAAGGAGATCGTCGGGGAGAACGACTGA
- a CDS encoding glutamate--tRNA ligase family protein, whose product MTAPRSQPETTRLAPSPTGALHLGNARTFLVNWAVARQQGWRIVLRVEDLDTPRIKPGVIDLTIDLLRWLGIDWDAGPLIQSADLAPYHAAMHTLAREGLIYPSDLTRREIETAASAPQEGSHELVFPASLRPATRPRLFTDDASSWRFVTPELNVTYQDSFAGPQSFDPSRTIGDFVVWTRREPDKPGQPSYQLAVVVDDARQGITHIIRGDDLLESAARQLLLYRALGLAPEPTYTHLPLVKGPDGRRLAKRHGDTRLDTYRARGVTPERVVGLIASWCGLPLKETTAAEFRDRLDLRTIPREPVTFLPEHEAWLLGRAR is encoded by the coding sequence GTGACCGCGCCCCGCTCACAACCAGAGACCACCCGCCTCGCCCCCTCGCCCACCGGCGCCCTCCACCTCGGCAACGCCCGCACCTTCCTCGTGAACTGGGCCGTTGCGCGCCAGCAGGGCTGGCGCATCGTCCTCCGCGTCGAGGACCTCGACACGCCGCGCATCAAGCCCGGCGTCATCGACCTCACCATCGACCTCCTCCGCTGGCTTGGCATCGACTGGGACGCCGGCCCCCTCATCCAGTCCGCCGACCTCGCCCCCTACCACGCCGCCATGCACACCCTCGCCCGCGAGGGGCTCATCTACCCCAGCGACCTCACCCGACGCGAGATCGAAACCGCGGCCTCCGCCCCGCAGGAAGGTTCGCACGAGCTCGTCTTCCCCGCCTCCCTCCGACCCGCTACCCGCCCGCGCCTGTTCACCGACGACGCCTCCAGCTGGCGCTTCGTCACCCCTGAGCTCAACGTCACCTACCAAGACAGCTTCGCCGGCCCGCAGTCCTTCGACCCCTCGCGCACCATCGGCGACTTCGTCGTCTGGACCCGCCGCGAACCGGACAAGCCCGGCCAGCCCAGCTACCAACTCGCTGTCGTTGTCGACGATGCCCGTCAGGGCATCACCCACATCATCCGCGGCGACGACCTCCTCGAATCTGCCGCCCGCCAGCTCCTCCTCTACCGCGCCCTCGGCCTCGCCCCCGAGCCCACCTACACCCACCTCCCCCTCGTCAAAGGCCCCGACGGCCGCCGCCTCGCCAAGCGCCACGGCGACACGCGCCTCGACACCTACCGCGCCCGGGGGGTCACGCCCGAGCGGGTGGTCGGCCTCATCGCCTCCTGGTGCGGCCTGCCGCTCAAGGAGACCACCGCCGCGGAGTTCCGCGACCGGCTCGACCTTCGTACCATTCCCCGGGAACCCGTCACCTTCCTACCGGAGCACGAGGCATGGCTACTTGGACGCGCACGCTGA